Below is a window of Ischnura elegans chromosome 1, ioIscEleg1.1, whole genome shotgun sequence DNA.
aaaatgaagtatttatcTCTGCTTATAGTAAAACTAACCTCTTTTACTGTGTAATCTGCTAAAGAAATGTGTTTGCAGTCGACAACCACTGGTATTGACATGAGATCAGCTTTGGAcatcattttctttcccttgatTTCAGTGCGGGAAACAACATCACGAATAAAgtcgatagcaggaaagagaagACCTGCACTTGGAACTATGAGAATGTGATCCGGTGTTCCATGGCTATCCTGAaataagcataaatttaaaaattaagcaaactgtaaataaaatttatgacttCTGATTTGCATGGAAAAGAGGCCCACAAAAtcaatacttttgaaaatataattttttgaaatttctcaatttttaatggcagctgaaaatgttttaatgtcttccaaattctatgataaattagaacaggaataaaataaaaataatatcatgctTATCagagatttttttgcaaatatttacaGCATAAAGAATGTGTAAGGAATCATAGGATGGTCCACACAGACACTGTTATCATTATATAATACTCACAGGAATAATTTCAACCAACACTTTTGGCCTGGCATTACTGTAGAGAAGGAATGACATATCAACAGCTATGCCAACCAATATTCCATATTCCACTCCAATAAGCAGACAGGCAACAAAAGTCACCAGAGCTGAGAGCAAATCTCTTTCTGGAAGTAAAATTTTGAGATATTACATAATTGACAATCAAATCTGAGacccttatttcattataaaaataagaattgcaaatttttaatgagaaactTACTATTTGTCCTCCACATGGGTTTAATTTTGTCAACTTCAACCATGAATATCACAGCACAAATGATAACCGATGCCAACGTAGCCTTGGGTATATAGTAGAAGTATGGTGTCAAAAAGCTAAGAGCTAGTAGTACCATTACACCTGGAAAAggtaaaaatgataaatagtGAATTATAAGGAATGAAAAGTTTATGTTAGAGAAAGAACACTTCAGTGTCATTGTAATTAAATTATCCCTGAAATCATCCCTATACAATTAGATGGACATCTCATTAcacatatcgatgactaagttctaacaacatgtatttcaaaaatagcaacttttcaggagagcaaaaaaaaaaacgatttactttttaaatttcatataattttaattgaaattaaaaaccaaaaatacataaaactcaaaaagaagcatacatttgtaGCATTTTGAAGCATtacaaagaattgttttttgcttcaattttactttttattaacagtattagcaatacatattaactcagaccggccaaattttgagaaatgtgttgatagaacttagccatagatataCATTTCAGTTATGATGACTTAAATGTCAGAAGTATATGGAATTTGTTATCAAACCAAAAGCAAGGTAAACTTCATatgtaatgatgatgatttttttttaactttaacttATCTGATTTGCAAAATTTTACTAAGTAAATGCAAAGCACTTACgatagaaattttaattgaaattgatatttcaatggattttcatgaaagtaCATATTAAGATTTACCTGTGTAGAGACCAGCTAAAGGTGTCCTAACTCCACTGGCATTACTTACAGCACTTCGTGAAAATGATCCATTCACAGGCATTGAACGGAAGAATGAGCCAAAAATGTTACAGAAACCTAAAGCTACCATTTCTTGCGTGGCTTCCACCACTTTACCGTTTGCTGAAAATACAAGACACTAGGCATAAGCATTACAAGTTAGCAAAACCAAAGTGAGTTTAAGGCATCACTAAAAATTCTCTTTGGCATTAAAGAAAATTGGGTTAAAAACAGGGTGAAATTAATGCTTGTATTACATCCAATCATGAATTGCAACAAATATCCCAAAATGACCATGTAACttgattgataaatttatttatcaagcATTTCTGAAATGAAGTTAtacaattcacattttttttggACTCAGAAgtattatttcagaatatttacaCTTCAGTTAGATTTTCAATTGTACTTTAATTTGCTCAAATCTATTGTTAACCATGATCTGACAGCCAtaccatttaaataaaaatatggattttcattttctaaatgataaaaaaatttgtaattgtgATTATTTTCGTTTGAGGATGAGATATAGAATTGAAGTACAACTTTGATCCAGTGATTCTTCTccattcaagaattttttaatatgtgGCTGGAATAATATACAAGCATTCGTCGACTTAAGTTTATAAAGAGCATGCGCAAATACCTGATTAAAACTAAATAAGGTAATTTGTAAGGAATTAGAAAGGACATACCAAAAGCCTTCGCTATCGCAACATTTCCAATTATACCAATGATGGGCGTAACAAGGATACCACTTCCAAGATATTGGCACATTTCAATAAATCCGTAAGTGGTATTTCCAAAGTGTGTTGAAAATGGAGGTGGGCCAACAGGTGGAATGCCAACATCAATTTCACCTAAAATAGACAAAACGATTAATTACTATAAAGCTATTTCCAAACCACAAGATCTATGAATATTTCATATGATATTCTTCCATTGCTTTCCAAAAAGCTTTCATTTCTCcacctgaaaaaattaaataagatgaAACCATCTTTCATAAGTTcccatatttattttctaaatttattttactttaaaaatattgatagagCATATTACAAAAGCAGGCCATCATGTTACTCACCAGTTAAAACAAATGGAGCAGAGCCGTTAGCTTGGAAAACTTTGGCAAGGCAGGCACATACTACAACCACCAAAGCATTTCGTGCATTGGAAAGATACCAATAAAACTTTCCGAGAAATCTTCCTCGAGGAGTATTCTCATCTGTTTTCACTTCCTTGAGACGCTAAATAAAGGTAAACGtttttgaaaattagaaaaaagtgcATTTcttattactcaaaaaataatttacgctaACTAGTAATCGCATACTATGGTTTCGTGATCGTTAATTGTTACATCATCACTCTatagcagtggttcccaaccctttatgtctagcgacccaccttttaattttttccgttttcgcgacccacccctaccccacccatgattacacacacacgcacataaaaatacgtatgtatgcattttgtacacttaattggtatttatatacatttatatacgcaattgttttcgtttcaatgtaataggcaagcattgcaccaagattttttattttaaaaaaataataaaaatgactcatacataaaattaaaattatctggtgaatcatttaaatttggtacattttcaagagcccCGCCGCGACCCACTTAAATTCCGCCCGCGACCTACtagtgggtcgcgacccactggttgggaaacgctgcTCTATAGCCATCTTTTTCGTGTTTCCGTGTACATACTCAGAAAAAAAGAGCGCCTGTTTTTCCTAACTTACGCAACATGTACACCATTTATGTATCTATGGGAAGGCTACTTTCAAGGGGCAAGCATCGTTTATGCTTGAATGGCTGAAGTCTACTGGATTATCGTATTGACTATCCTTGGGCAGTTGACTGATATTTTCGAAGCTGAAAGCGCCGAAGGGCTTCAGCAGCGAACGCGTAACCAATACGACACAGTCGGGACGTAAGATCGACGTAAGGTAAGTCGGGACGCCGAATACTGTGTTTTACACCCAAGTCGAAGAAAGAAACCAACTGTGACATTAAGTCACAACAGAAATGGTACTTGGGCGATGATGAATCTCGGATTCAGGCAaaattttagttataattttttttaaatgacttgaTTATTTCACCCTGGTAATTGATAGATTGAGGGAAGATAATTTACTATAGATTCTTGTTCCACCCTCGGTTCCTCGATTTTGCTTTAAAAGGCCGGAATTCCAAGATGTTCGATAGAAAAAGTCAAATTCCATTCTGTCATACTCTTTCCTCAATAAGACGAAAAGCGATTATTCcgctaaaaatgtaaaataatgagTGGCACCACGAACCTCTATTCCATTTGGAGGGTAAATCTGGCCCTGGCTGTAATGAATAAGCGTAGTGGGAATGTTCatatgatggtgatgatgaaaatcactaaaagtatgaaaatattaattttgcatgATGTCGGAAAAGTTTGGCACCAGCTACTCCGTGGTTATTTCCTAAAATCCTAAACAAAGATACTTTTCCACATGCCTCTCGCTTTAACGGAATCCACAATCTTACAAATTTATTAGATATTCACGAAAAGTATATCCCCATCACGCCAAAttccggggaaaaaattctttgaaaatcttCAAGCGCTCACGTTCTCCGTAGCTGTGATTCAGCTAATCTAGAGCGAGCTTATCCATAGCCTAATTCGCTGAGGCTTCAATGTTCTTAAAACCGGGGAAGGGAAAGAAGAACACTGTTCATGGCCTTATAATTTCACCGAACTTCCATGGGCACTAATCGtcattaatggaaataaaagtgATATGTTCCCTTCTTCCATAGCGAAGTATTGGATTCGGAATGGAGAGGTTTTGCGAAGAAGACTTTGCATATTGGTCACTACAGATGTTAAGTAGGGGTTTATTTAATACGTCACTTTAGACTAGAAAAAATAGCACGTATTAACTATCTCCAATTGAATAAGCAATTCACCTTCAATAGTAAGAGGGTCGCGACGCAAAAGCAGCTTAGAACGATGTCCCAAAGGCGTGACTCGCCAATGTGATGATAAAGCTGGACCCAAATCTCCTTGAATCCTTCTGCTTTGTACTTAACGCCCAAAAGGCCCTTAACTTGCGAAGAGGCGATGATTATTGCAGCGGCGGATGTGAAACCTGATACAACAGGTAATGACACGAACTGCACAAGAAATCCTATTTGGAGAGAAAGCAATTGTAAATGATCATGCTTATGTGCAAAATCAATTTGTAAATACGATGATAATGAGAGATATAATTCCATTCATatccaaaaaacataaaaatatatttaaaaatacgtaCGGAAGATGGAAATTCTTCCTACAAACTTTTAAACAGTTTGAATAGCCATAAGCCGCGGttttaaataaagaagaattgaaaaaatatgaataggaTACGTGAAATCTTGAACATGGTGTCGAAGTATCTATAAAAATGTATAACACTACTTAAAAGTATGCATACTAATAGTTTTGTAAtcctatttaaaatataattattttggaagTATACCGTCAGCTCGCATTGAGCTAAAATCAGAAACACGATTTCAATATAAGGTTGATTTTGATAAGTGCCCCCTTCCAGATGTTATGGGGAGAGAAAATTTCACGTCCAGGGAGGGAGGTTCAGTTCCTATCCCTGAGCCAATGCCTGATTTTATCATAAAGTTATGACTGTTAGAAACTCTTACTGAGGAAATCATTTGCCTCACTCAGATTCGAACTCTGAACCATTCGGTATTCCAGCGCTTTATTCACCACATCTCCCGTCATACGTGAATGACGATATTtagtagaaatgaaaaatacaatccGAAAAGTTGATTTCAATAAATAATCGAAGTCATTAACTAATAGTCTCTCTCAGCAAAAAAAAGTCTGAATAAAATCCCACCGAGTTGAAGAAATCCGCATATCAATTCGATGATCCCAGCGAGGAAGCAGAGCAGCACAGCCATGTCAGGGTTCGAGTCATGAGTGTAATTGAAGGTCAAGAGGGAGAGCAAGGCTGATGGCCCGATGTTGATCTCCGGAGTAGTCCCGAGGAGAATGTACACAAGGCTTCCAGCGAAGGATGAGTAGAGCCCATACTGCAAGAATAATTACAAACGTTAAAGGGAAACGCACagtaaaatagaataataataggGCTTTTCATGCTCAAGAAATGGCGAAACTTGACTACCTCCCCTGAATGAGCCCAGGAGGTATAAATTAGCATAGACTATCTAGTAAATTAAAAAGCGCACCGAATCGTGACTGGTGCCGAACAGGTTAAGGTAGTAAAAGTGCACAGAAGCTCAGACATTCATATCGTGAACGACGAAAATATATGATTAGTACAGTGATGATAggacttttttttacaaacgctGAGACcaataatatgtttaaaataaattgttcaaacaGGTCTTCGGAAAAAGccacaacaaataaataaaaaaaatatgaaacacaaAACTCGATACGGTGGTCGATTACAATTAGTTGTTAAGTCATGCTGTTATTGTTACTAGCCCTGTGGGAGATCCAGTGAGGGGATTATAGTTACCTCtaagtatccaatttacactagataaaatggtattttttcggacccccactactgctggaaggttaCCTTCCCTCTCTCCCCGGCCCACCACCAAGCCCcccattgtccctatcctggatttgCCACTGAACTAGCCTATCATGAGAGACAGTCGCAGTTCGTTTTCCTTAAAGTATTTCATTCGTGAATCAAAATAATAAGTTAGCCAACAAGAGAGACTTCtatcaatgtaaaataaaatccTCAGCAATGAAAACAATATCTATTGAAAGCGTATTTGAAGAACGTGAGAGGGAAGCCTCTAAGACTTACTTATTCAAGATAGATCCAGGGAAATCAATGGGGAGAAACTTCTTCCTTGGTTATGAATTTCTTCCGAGAAGAATGAAATATTCACCCAGAAGTGACCATGACGACCCACTTGAAAAGAAATGCGATGCTATCGGAACAATGTCACCATAGAGTTGGGTTGCGATCAATTAATGTAACGAAATATTGAAAGCTATCCGAAGCTGAAGAAATCGGCAGATATAATTGGCGAATTATTCGCGTGTTTTAAATCAGGCCAGGATGCCCACATTGGTCATCTCATCTCAGGCCATTCCTCATCTGAACCCAAGTGGGTTTCGGAAAATATTCCTCAGGAAACTATGGCTGCTATGGATACCCTGAATTGACCCTGACCCGTGAATTACACACCAGTTGAATTTCTCTGACGATTAATACGGTATACAGAGaatcaaatttacataaattacgtGACACAGTTTCGACATGTAGATAATTCGAAATTCATATAAATCGGGAGTGAAATGAGAACATTACCTGTGGTCCCAGACCGGCGAGTCCCGCGTAGGCGATAGCTTGAGGGATGAGGGTCAATCCGACAGTAATGCCAGCGACGAAATCGGAGGCTGCGACATGGGGGGAGTAAGTTTTACCCCACCGGAGCGGCGGGAAACCTTGGCGGACGATCTCGCCGGTCCTCCGGGCGAACCGACGGCTCACAGCCACCGCTGCCTCCGACTCCCTCCGGAGGGACCAGCGCGTGCTTCCCACCATGCCGAAGACAGCTGATATCCGACTGcgaaaaataaaaggaggaaaccgTGTGCAATGCATTGAAATATAGGCTTGTCTCATACCGTATGCATGGATTTGCATCACGGAGACGATGAAGACAGCGGCAAACAGATAGCTCAGAAATTCGAAATTTCCACAGCGGAAAATCAATATCCTTAACTAGAAAACGACCCAGGATCCTCCAAACTAATTGTAATATTTATGGCGAGTGTGAGGTTATTTCTTTAATACCGATCACTGcgggggttcgggttggtgtggtggctagttgACTACCCAACCCGTGGGCCCgagttcatatcccggcggtggcggagatttttcatagatttcccaaaCCATACTTGAGTGATGGGCACTTCAAGTATAGCACTCCATCCGTTGGAGGAGACTTTAATCCGTTGTCCCATTGGCGATTTTCATttagagcaggcttatgccgacgctgGGTTACTCTCCTCCCTTATTTCCCACCATATCGCGTAAATAACCACAGCTGTCGGTGGCCTCCGCGACATATCACGCCATACCTATCACTGGATGGAGAGCGCATTCAGCGCAAATCTCCAATTTCCCACCCAGATTTGATTTGGATGGAATAAAGTAAGAATCTTTTCGCGCCTATTCGCAACTTTTAGGGGATTACGATGAATTATTAGCAACcaaaattggtgttattttaGCTTTGAACTTATTCATCCATTGCATAAATGGAATCAGGAATGTATTAAATCTTTTAACCCGTTCTAACACAATAAAAGATATCTGGATGAATCAATACGGCTACgttgataaaatttatatttccatcGTCGCCGTCTACCTTATAGGAAAAAATCTGCcactttaattgaaattttcagttgaatTCTGAAATATTCAACTGAATTTCACAATAGTCAATGTAGTTCCTAAATATCCaattgaatttacaaaaattaaacttaatttcCTATTAAATGAACTCTTAAATACGCGAATGGACTTGTAATTTT
It encodes the following:
- the LOC124161592 gene encoding sodium-independent sulfate anion transporter-like; its protein translation is MVGSTRWSLRRESEAAVAVSRRFARRTGEIVRQGFPPLRWGKTYSPHVAASDFVAGITVGLTLIPQAIAYAGLAGLGPQYGLYSSFAGSLVYILLGTTPEINIGPSALLSLLTFNYTHDSNPDMAVLLCFLAGIIELICGFLQLGFLVQFVSLPVVSGFTSAAAIIIASSQVKGLLGVKYKAEGFKEIWVQLYHHIGESRLWDIVLSCFCVATLLLLKRLKEVKTDENTPRGRFLGKFYWYLSNARNALVVVVCACLAKVFQANGSAPFVLTGEIDVGIPPVGPPPFSTHFGNTTYGFIEMCQYLGSGILVTPIIGIIGNVAIAKAFANGKVVEATQEMVALGFCNIFGSFFRSMPVNGSFSRSAVSNASGVRTPLAGLYTGVMVLLALSFLTPYFYYIPKATLASVIICAVIFMVEVDKIKPMWRTNKRDLLSALVTFVACLLIGVEYGILVGIAVDMSFLLYSNARPKVLVEIIPDSHGTPDHILIVPSAGLLFPAIDFIRDVVSRTEIKGKKMMSKADLMSIPVVVDCKHISLADYTVKEGIEALIVDFRKNGRNLIFHNLNPSVMKILDNISHPDFVTCTTDSDLHHILRGVAVGKRISVDTKLEMETVKRHSVVSIKDSGV